The Flavobacteriales bacterium genome contains the following window.
ATCCCCCCTTCCTGCTCACCTCGGCCCTGCGGCCGATACCAATAGCTCGCTGGTCGCCGACCTTGCCTGCGGTCCGCGCTTTGGCCCTCCAATATCCACCAATGCTCTTTCGGCTCGTCGTATGGGCCGTTCAGGATCGGGGTCTCTACCTCGAAGTTGTTCATAGCCCGAACGCTTCCTTGATGAAGTCGAGTTTTTCTCTCACTTCGGGATGTATCTCCTCTGGGTGCATGAACTCCGCGATTTCATGATAGCGTGTATAGTGCAGGCCATGGATCCCCGCAGCCGATAGAATCGGCGGCAGAACCACTGAACGGGCCTTGTAGTCCTTGTCGGCCAGTAGGCGTTCTACAATGATGGGTGGCTCTGCGGGGTTGGCGATGAAGGCGTCTACAATGTTCGCTCCGGAACCCGCACCGGCATACTTGTCGAACATGGTCACCAGTGAATCACGGAGCGTTTCGCTCTTGCCATCATTCTGGTCGATGTATCGCTTCAACGCGCCCGGGTGCACCAGGTAGCTCTCCACCTCGTATCGTTTGAAGACGATGCGATTGAATTTCCCAGTCTCTGGTCGTTCACTGGGTGGAACCCCCTGTTCCTTGCCATCACCATCCACCAGTTGCACGGCGGTCATCGCAGGCTCGATGAGTTGCAGGGCTTCGTAATGTTCCCGTGCTTGTTGTGTGGTGGTAGCAGGCTTCCAGAAAGGCTCAGTGCTCAGCCACGCATGCAAAGGATGTTGCAGAATGCGAGCGAACTCGCGAAGCAGCTTCCAGTCGGTAGAACCTTCAAGATAGAGGATGCCTTTGGTGCCGAGCGCTAGCATCACGTCTGCTTGGGTCAATGTGCGCAATGACTTCACCAACCTTGTGCGCGCCACCTTATCGGCCAATCGACGCGGGGTTGAGAACACAAGCATCAGTTCCTCGGGCTCGACCGAATTGATGATGACCTCCGAATGCGTGGCGATAATGAGCTGCGAATTGCGACGAGTCGCTACAGAACGAAGTTCAGCGTAGATCACATCCTGCAGGAACACGTGAAGGTGCGCGTCCGGCTCATCCAGTAGTAGCACCGATGCCGGGCGCATATGCAGGAAGGCCAAGAGCATGAGGACCTGTTGCATCCCACTACCTGCTGCGCTGACATCCAGGCGCAAGTCTGTTCCTACTGGCTGGTACTCGCAAACGATGTCGGCACCTATGCTATTGGGTGGCAACAGTTCGCAACGGAACAGGTCGCGGATCGACTTTCGTAGGGCTTCCCACGCGTCATTGATGCCATGTGCTTCAACGAGCAGGTTCCGGATGATCTCACCGGGTTTGCCCTGTCCGAGCAATTGATCTTGCTTGGCCCGCGTATACACCGGCTCCTCAATCGAAAGACCCGTCATCGGAGGCACATACGTAGCGTTGACATTGGCCTTCGTGCGCAGCACCTCGGGGTCGGCAGATGGAGTGGGCCGTATATAGATCTGCTCTGTACTGTCCGGCTTCAGTTCCATCGTGACCGTCCAGCCTTCAGTGCTTTGCACTTCTATCTCGATGGTCTTGCGCTGACGTTGATGAAAGAGCCAATCGAAGTTCCGCAATGGCACAGGCAGGAATGCTTGCCGCGCCATGGGGGCCTGCGTGTAGCCGTTGCGTTTGTTGTAGTCGTTCAGTTCACGCCACCGGTTCAATGCCAAGTTCCACGCCGCGATCGCCTGCAGTGCAGTGGTCTTGCCCATGTTGTTGGGGCCGGCCAGCACGACAGGACCCTCCAGCAGGAATTCAGCGTTCTCGTAGCGCTTGAAATTCTTGATGGTGACCTTCCTGATCATGGCTTCTTTGCGTTGTGCGCTACCTCCGTTATGCGCTTCAATACCTCCACGATCTCTTGATCGACCTCGGTCGGTTCAAGCAGGTTCGCCAATGCCGCATAGTCTGACTTGTTCATGGAAACGGGCAGCCCCAGTTTCTCAAAGAAGCTCTTGAACACTTGCGGCAGGTAATCATCACTGACTTTGGTCGTGAGCCAGAAGGCATGATCGGGATCGCGCAGCACCGCAGGGGTGGTATTGTCCGCGATAGCCGCATGCATGGCCTCCTGTCGTTTCAGTAGTTCGCCCTGGTCGAACAGGTCTTTCACCTTCACGCTGCGCTCCACCCAGCGCATCAGCAAGCCTGGGGTGCAGAAGTAGTTCTCCAGTTCTCTGCGCTGCCACTGGAGCATGGTCAAGGGTGAGTTCGCCTGGATACGCACATCGGGTGAGTTGTCGAACACGGCGATGCCTGCCAACTGCGGATGGGCTTCGCGCAGCCCCGAGAAATGTCGCTGGGCCTTGTCCGTTTGGTTCAGCACATAATGGTGGAAGGGGCGGTCCAGTGCGGGCAGCGCTTCCGGATAGGCGATGGCGGCCAGGTTGCGCAAGGCGGTGAGGTCGGTGCTTCCTTCCAAATAGAGCACCCAGCCGGTGATCTCGGCCTGTATGAATTGGTCGAAACCGATCTCGTTGAGCGCCTTGCGGAGCTCTTTGGTCTGCCGCACCGTGTGCGGTTTGCCAATGAAGGCCACGATGCGGCTGTCTTCCGCTTCACGCAAGACCACCTCACTGTGCGTTGCCAGCACCAATTGGCTGCCGAGGGCGTCCGCTGTTGAGGAAAGTTCTCGGTAGATCTGGCTCTGGCGCAGGATCTCCAAATGCGCGTCCGGCTCGTCGATGAGCAGCACGGACTTCGGGCGCCACCGGAGGAACGTGAGCAATAGCAGTGTTTGTTGCAGGCCCCGGCCAGCCGCGCTCAGGTCGAGGCTCGCC
Protein-coding sequences here:
- a CDS encoding AAA family ATPase; translated protein: MIRKVTIKNFKRYENAEFLLEGPVVLAGPNNMGKTTALQAIAAWNLALNRWRELNDYNKRNGYTQAPMARQAFLPVPLRNFDWLFHQRQRKTIEIEVQSTEGWTVTMELKPDSTEQIYIRPTPSADPEVLRTKANVNATYVPPMTGLSIEEPVYTRAKQDQLLGQGKPGEIIRNLLVEAHGINDAWEALRKSIRDLFRCELLPPNSIGADIVCEYQPVGTDLRLDVSAAGSGMQQVLMLLAFLHMRPASVLLLDEPDAHLHVFLQDVIYAELRSVATRRNSQLIIATHSEVIINSVEPEELMLVFSTPRRLADKVARTRLVKSLRTLTQADVMLALGTKGILYLEGSTDWKLLREFARILQHPLHAWLSTEPFWKPATTTQQAREHYEALQLIEPAMTAVQLVDGDGKEQGVPPSERPETGKFNRIVFKRYEVESYLVHPGALKRYIDQNDGKSETLRDSLVTMFDKYAGAGSGANIVDAFIANPAEPPIIVERLLADKDYKARSVVLPPILSAAGIHGLHYTRYHEIAEFMHPEEIHPEVREKLDFIKEAFGL
- a CDS encoding AAA family ATPase, which gives rise to MIQKVTIKNFKRFDEAEIELGSPVIFVGPNNAGKTTALQALALWDLGLKTWSAKRSEKSVAKTRAGVVVSRRDLVQLPVPDMGMLWKDLHLRQVPKGDQKRATQKVHIEITVEGVTNGKEWFCALEFDHANDEYIHCRPSKRHLNAKDKWEIPDEALEIDVAYLPPMSGLESNERKIDEGAITVSLGQGKTADVLRNLCYQVWMKERDEMGKGEWPNLVAQMRRLFGIRLLDPEYNAARGEISMSYVDEVTPGQRKQASLDLSAAGRGLQQTLLLLTFLRWRPKSVLLIDEPDAHLEILRQSQIYRELSSTADALGSQLVLATHSEVVLREAEDSRIVAFIGKPHTVRQTKELRKALNEIGFDQFIQAEITGWVLYLEGSTDLTALRNLAAIAYPEALPALDRPFHHYVLNQTDKAQRHFSGLREAHPQLAGIAVFDNSPDVRIQANSPLTMLQWQRRELENYFCTPGLLMRWVERSVKVKDLFDQGELLKRQEAMHAAIADNTTPAVLRDPDHAFWLTTKVSDDYLPQVFKSFFEKLGLPVSMNKSDYAALANLLEPTEVDQEIVEVLKRITEVAHNAKKP